CTTCAGTCACGTGAGGCCATTAAGCCTGAGAGTGGGGAGTGAGAGTGCAGCCAACGGCGATAGAGTACCTTGTGATGAATGCTCTGGAAACTCTGGGGGTAGTCAGAAGGAAGACGTTGGATGAAGGAACTGCTTGATGTAGCAGGACAACGCCATCTTCAAGTTGGCGGTGATCCGTATCGAGCTGCTGACTGTAACCAGTTGTTGAACCAGGATGAACTGCATGAGTTGCTATCTATCCTGCGATCGCTGTCTGCTTGCCAACCCTTACCTGCCAGATAATAATGCCAGCAGTAGGCTCTGCCGGAGGGCAACCTACCGCCTGGTGAATGTTCGATGCTGCCTGACCAGCACTATATTTAACTTGGAGAAGTTAAATATAGTGCTGAGATTTACAGTTAATCGATAGTTCGTCGATCTGCTGATGCGATTTATTGGGTGTAGGACGTATGGGGATTTTTGGCGGTATCTTGCTAGTCGTTGGCATTGTTTTGTTCTTTGTTCAGAAGCACCACAAAGAAAAGCTGCGGAGTGTGCGGCTAGCTCGGTCAGCGGCGATCGCCGATCTCAATCTCATTGCCGCTGAGATTGCGCAAGAAATGGGGCAGGGCAGCTGGCGAGATTACGTCAAGGTCAATGGCAAGATCCAGTGTGATCAACCCCTGAACTCAGAGCTGAAGCAGTCTCCCTGTGTCTATTACTCCATGAACGTTACCCGCGAGTATGAAGAGACCGTCACCCGCCAAGACAGTGAGGGTAAAACCGTGCGGGAAACTCAGCGCGGTTCTGAAACCATTGCTAGCAACTCCCAATCCACCCCTTTTTATGTCCAGGACAAAACCGGCAAAATTCTGGTCAGTCCTGACACTGCCGATATTGAAACAGTCCAGATTCTGAACGAATTTCGTCAGGGCAAGCAAAGTTCTGGCAGTCTTTCCTTTGGTAATTTCTCGATCGACCTCAATGTCAGTCTGGGGTCTGGTGGACGTCGGACTCTGGGCTATCGCTACACCGAGTCGATTTTACCCGTGGGTCGGAATGTGTTTGTCTTGGCAACCGCCAGTGATGAGACCGGGGAGTTAACCCTGCGCCGACCCACAGAATCTGGTCGCAAGTTTGTGATTTCCCTGAAGTCGGAGGATGAATTGGCCAAGGACACACAACGGGTGATTACCTACTCGTTTTATGGCATGATTGCTTCCCTTGTGATAGGAGTGGTGCTATTACTGCTGGCACTGGTGAGTTAGGGGGCAGGAATGGGGTCATAGAAGTTCTCAGCATGACTGAATTGCAAACTTTGATGCTGATTTGAAGATCGCTCCAGGGGGTGGCAACTGCCGGAGTTGCGGACTGGGATGGGGTTTGGCTTCAAAAATTTTAATAAAAATTCTCATCAAATCGGTCTAACGTAGCAATTTAGGTGGATGTTGCGGATTATGGGTTTTATACGCAGTTGACTTTAGCGCCAGGAATTTTAGCATGAGCAGTAATTTAGCAACCAAGTTACGTGAGGGAACGAAAAAGTCCCATACGATGGCAGAGAATGTTGGCTTTGTGAAATGTTTCCTCAAAGGGGTCGTTGAGAAAACCTCCTATCGGAAACTCGTTGCCAATCTCTACTTCGTTTATACGGCCATGGAAGAAGAGATGGAGCGCCATCGTCAACACCCCATCCTGTCTCAGATTTACTTCCCCGAGTTAAATCGCAAGGCTAGTTTGGAGCAAGATTTAGGTTTCTACTTTGGCACCCATTGGCGAGATCAAGTCGCTCCCTCTCCGGCGGCTCAGGCTTATGTGCAGCGGATTCGGGAGATCTCTGCCTCGGAGCCTGAGTTGCTGATTGCCCACTCCTATACCCGCTACTTAGGGGATCTCTCCGGGGGGGCAAATTCTCAAGGGGATTGCTCAACGGGCCATGAACTTATCCGAGGGGCAGGGAACCGCCTTCTATGAGTTTGCCGCGATCGCCGATGAGAAGGCGTTCAAAGCCAAGTATCGTCAGGCCATGAATGATATTTCCTTTGATGAGGCAACCTGCGATCGCATTGTCGATGAAGCCAATGCCGCCTTTGGCATGAACATGAAAATGTTCCAAGAGCTAGAAGGCAATCTGGTTAAAGCCATTGGTCAAATGCTCTTCAATAGCATCACGCGGCGGCGCTCCCGTGGTAGCACGGAGTTGGTAACGGCTGAATAACCACCACCAGCCCTGACTTTTTTTGTGAACAACCCCCTGCATGTCTGGGGGTTTGTTTATATCTAGTGCTGGACAGGCCACCGCATTCCTCTATGGGCGCAACTGCTCAAACAGCCGCGCCACCCGATCTAAATCCTTATCGCCAGGGCTGCGCTCTACCCCGCTGGAGAGGTCAATGCCATTGGGTTTTAGCTGACCCAAGGCTGCCAGCACATTATCTGGGGTGAGACCGCCCGCCAAGAACCAAGGCAGGGGCGGGGAGTAATCCTGAAGCTGCTGCCAGTCGAGGATCTGTCCGGTGCCCCCCAGTCGTTGGGGATGATAGGCATCCAAGAGCAGGGTGTCAATCCAGTCTTGATAAGCACTCCCTTGGTGCAGGGTTGTCAAGGTCTGAACTCGCAGTGCCTTAATTAGTTCCATCCCAGGCAGCATCTGCCGCAATTGCTGACAAAAATTAGGGGACTCCTGACCGTGGAGTTGTATTCCGGTGAGTCCAGCAGTAATTGCCGTCTGGCAAATCACCGTCAGGTTGGCATCGACAAATACCCCAATCCGGTCTGGTGTTTGCCCTTGGGGCAGGCAATTGACCACCTCCCGAATTTGCTGGGGAGACACATAGCGAGGAGATCCCGGAACACAGATGAATCCCAGTGCCGTGGCTCCTAGTTCGGCGATCGCCCGTCCTTGGTCTGGTTTGGTAATGCCGCAGATTTTTACCCGCATTCTGGATCTCCCGATACAACGCACCGGAGGATGTTAACTCTTAAAACAAAGCACCACATCCGATCCAGGTGCTTTTTATAATTCTAGGTGTTTGTAACTACTGTTTGAAATCCGGGAGAAAAAACGTGCTTGACTCGACGTTACTAGGGGTTGCCCAACATACAACGGGTCGTCTGGCTGACTGGTCCGTGGGCGTTGGAGTGGTGATGATTGGCTGTAACTTGTTCGCGATCGCGGTCGGTCGCTTTGCCATTCAAAACGCCGGGGAAGCAGGGCTATCCCTACCGGGCAAAGTTCCGGCACTGTGGAAGCGTTTTGGCCTACCCGAACTTCTGGCAACCGTGAGCCTCGGCCATGTGTTAGGAGCGGGTGTTATTTTAGGGCTGACGAACGCTGGAATGCTCTAAAAATCGTCCTTCAGTAGATTCAGAACATCCGTTCATCCTCTCAACCGAGAAGTTGCATCGGTTACCTCTCGGTTGATTTAGGTGTCCTGGTTGGATGAACTGGAAGGAACCACCAGAGAGATTTAAACAACCTAAATTATCCGGTTTAGGAATCCCACCCCCAAAGAAGTGGGAGGGTGTCAAAATGGAGGTTACCCAAGCGATCGATTTTGCAGGAGGCGATTGTGAACCCCTATAGCACTAAGCTATTACAACTCAACCTATCCGGTGTGGGTTTTTGGCTCACCTTCCTCGGAATTCTCTGGCTTCTGGGAGCCGTCGGCTTGGGCTGGCTGGTGAACTCTGTGTTGATTTTGCTGGGCTTGATTTTCATCGCTCCCGTCCTAGCCTTTTTCGGGTTTCGTTGGTGGCTCCAGCGCAATCTGGTTCAAGGTGAATGCCCCATCTGCCAGTTTGAATTGACGGGGTTGAACCGTACCCAATTCCAATGCCCCAATTGCCAAGAGTCTCTGAAGGTGGAATCAGGACAGTTTGTGCGGCTGACGCCACCTGGAACCATTGATGTACAGGCAGTGGAGGTGACAGCTCAGCGCCTAGAGGATTGACCCTGGGCAATCTCGTTCCTAACAGTAAGTTGAAACATCTTCCTGGCAATCATCGGCCAGATAGGATAAGGCTCGGAATCGCAGAAACACGAGCTGTTCATAGAGCGGATTCAGCTTACACAGGGGGGGGATATGGACGACTTTATGCCCGAAGAGGTTGATATCTCGCTCAAAGGGACACTGGGACGGGATCATCTTGCAGAGGAAACGAGCCACCCGTGGATCCTGAATCTCCAGTTGATCCAGCCAGTCTCTTACCGGATGTAGCAGATCGGGTTTGGTGTCTGCATGGGGGTCTACCGCTACCAGGCGTTGGCGAGCCAAGAGGTTGGCGCTTTCGCTATCCTCTCCGGCATTCACTGGATCTGCCTCATCCGGCACACACAGGGTGAGGCGTAGCGCCTCCAGTGCCTCTGGCTTTTGTTCCAGTGCCGTTGCCAACTGGTGCAATACCTGATCTTCACGGCTGGAGTAAAGGCCGTCTGCCACAGCTACCATGACCGCTGTTCTTAAGAAGTTTTCGCGGATGTTGCTTTCAGGCCCTAGAGCTGTGGCAAGTTCGGTGGCAGTAATCGGTTGCAATCTCTCTAAATCAGTCCGGGCGGCCAGTTCCCCGTGGGTGAGGGAGGCTATGAACTGCTGTTCTTCAGGATTGAAGTTGCCATCGGCCCAGGCGATCGCCAGCAGTCCCCGGAGCCAGGCCACGATCTGTTCATCGCTGTAGGAAGGTTTCACGACGCTCGTCATAATGCTAGTCAGAATAATTCCTCATCTATACCAGTTTCCCCTATCCGAGATACCACCGTGAACTAACGGTAAACTGGAAAGCTGAACCTGCGATATGGAAGGATTGCCTTGTGACCCTGCGAGAGCTTGCACTATTACTAATGTCGATCCTGATGAGTGTGGCAGGGCAGTTTTTCTTAAAGGCAGGGGCACTACGTCTGGGAAAGGTCAATTCCACGAATATTATCAGCCACCTCGTGAGTATTGTCACCACTCCTGAACTCCTAGCGGGTCTGACCTGCTATGGCTTGGGAGCCTTTGCCTACATTTTGCTGCTCACCCGGGTCAAGCTTAGCGTCGCCGCCCCTTCCATTGCCCTGGTTTATGTGTTCTCGGTGATGATTGGATTTCTGATCTTTCGCGAACCCGTCCCCCTCAGTCGTGTCTTCGGACTGGGATTAATTGTGGGCGGCGTGGTGCTAGTGGTCTGGAAAAGTTAACCCCTCGGGTTCAGCTCAGGGCGGATCGCAGCTGCACGGCGCAGGCTTTCAGCTCTGGTTGCCCCGAATCAGGACAGGACTCGGCATGGGTAAGCGCATTGGCTTCCGCCTGTTCAGCCCAAAGTTCTCCCCAATGCATGGGCACAAATACAGTGCCAGGGGCGATCGCCGCAGTCACCTTGGCCGGGAATTGCGCATAACCCCGGCGAGACTGAACCTTTACCAAGTCCCCAGGTTGAATCTGGAGGGTCGCAGCATCACGGGGATGAATTTCAATAAAGGGCGCTGGATGCATTTGCCGGATTTTATCAATACGCCCGGTGCGGGTTTGGGTATGCCAGTGACCGTAGAGCCTACCCGTTGTTAACACCCAGGGGTACTCCGGATCGGGGGGTTCTGCCAACCCTCGGGAGTGATAGGCGGCGAATTTAGCCCGACCATCGGGGGTCTGGAACTGGCAATCGGTGTAGAGACGTTTCGGTGACAAATCCAGGGGTTCGCCCTCTGGACAGGGCCACTGTAACGGCCCGACCTCCCGTAGTCGCTGGTGACTGATCCCGGTCATGTCGCAGGGACGCCCACGGGTGAGTTGGACAAACTCAGCATGGACATCCGCTGCCGATTCAAAGGGGAACTGCTCTCCAAACCCGAGCCGCCGTCCGACGTCGGCAAAAACTCGCCCAATCCTCCCGATCTTCGCCGCAGGGGGCTTGAAAGGCAGGGCAGAGAGTGACGCGGCGCTCGGAGTTGGTCATGGTTCCCGTTTTCTCGCTCCACTGGGTTGCGGGCAAAAGCACATGGGCGTAGGCAGAGGTTTCGGTGGGATAGTAGGCTTCTTGATAGATGGTGAATGCAGACTGCCGCAGCGCCGCCTTGGTCCGCGCTAGATCGGGGAGACTGACCACCGGATTCGTGGCGGCGATCCAGAGTAAGCCCACGGCTCCCGTTTCCAGACCCAGAATCATCTCCCAGGCAGTTCGCCCCGGATAGGGGGAAATTTGTCCGGGGGGCAGCCCCCAAAACTGCTCAACTTCTGCCCGGTGCTGTGGATCTTTGACCGACCGATAACCCGGTAAGAGGTGAGACAGCCCCCCCGCTTCCCGCCCCCCATGGCATTGGGCTGGCCCGTCAGTGAAAAACGGCCCCGCTCCGGGCTTACCAATCTGCGCCGTCATCAGGTGCAGATTAATCAAGGTGCGAACTTTCGCAGTCCCTTCCCGAGACTGGTTGATACCCATGGACCAGAGGGAGAGGACTCGCTGGGATTCCCCCCGAATAGCGAGCGGTTTGTTCGAGATCGGCAATGCTGATGCCGCATTTCTGCGCCGTGATTTCAGGGGGTATAGTGCTGCACCACCGCTGCACAGGCAGCAAAGTTTGTGGTGTGGTGTTG
This genomic stretch from Neosynechococcus sphagnicola sy1 harbors:
- a CDS encoding E3 ubiquitin ligase family protein yields the protein MGIFGGILLVVGIVLFFVQKHHKEKLRSVRLARSAAIADLNLIAAEIAQEMGQGSWRDYVKVNGKIQCDQPLNSELKQSPCVYYSMNVTREYEETVTRQDSEGKTVRETQRGSETIASNSQSTPFYVQDKTGKILVSPDTADIETVQILNEFRQGKQSSGSLSFGNFSIDLNVSLGSGGRRTLGYRYTESILPVGRNVFVLATASDETGELTLRRPTESGRKFVISLKSEDELAKDTQRVITYSFYGMIASLVIGVVLLLLALVS
- a CDS encoding phosphoribosylanthranilate isomerase → MRVKICGITKPDQGRAIAELGATALGFICVPGSPRYVSPQQIREVVNCLPQGQTPDRIGVFVDANLTVICQTAITAGLTGIQLHGQESPNFCQQLRQMLPGMELIKALRVQTLTTLHQGSAYQDWIDTLLLDAYHPQRLGGTGQILDWQQLQDYSPPLPWFLAGGLTPDNVLAALGQLKPNGIDLSSGVERSPGDKDLDRVARLFEQLRP
- the psaK gene encoding photosystem I reaction center subunit PsaK — its product is MLDSTLLGVAQHTTGRLADWSVGVGVVMIGCNLFAIAVGRFAIQNAGEAGLSLPGKVPALWKRFGLPELLATVSLGHVLGAGVILGLTNAGML
- a CDS encoding Mo-dependent nitrogenase C-terminal domain-containing protein codes for the protein MTSVVKPSYSDEQIVAWLRGLLAIAWADGNFNPEEQQFIASLTHGELAARTDLERLQPITATELATALGPESNIRENFLRTAVMVAVADGLYSSREDQVLHQLATALEQKPEALEALRLTLCVPDEADPVNAGEDSESANLLARQRLVAVDPHADTKPDLLHPVRDWLDQLEIQDPRVARFLCKMIPSQCPFERDINLFGHKVVHIPPLCKLNPLYEQLVFLRFRALSYLADDCQEDVSTYC
- a CDS encoding EamA family transporter: MSILMSVAGQFFLKAGALRLGKVNSTNIISHLVSIVTTPELLAGLTCYGLGAFAYILLLTRVKLSVAAPSIALVYVFSVMIGFLIFREPVPLSRVFGLGLIVGGVVLVVWKS
- a CDS encoding molybdopterin oxidoreductase family protein → MTGISHQRLREVGPLQWPCPEGEPLDLSPKRLYTDCQFQTPDGRAKFAAYHSRGLAEPPDPEYPWVLTTGRLYGHWHTQTRTGRIDKIRQMHPAPFIEIHPRDAATLQIQPGDLVKVQSRRGYAQFPAKVTAAIAPGTVFVPMHWGELWAEQAEANALTHAESCPDSGQPELKACAVQLRSALS
- a CDS encoding molybdopterin-dependent oxidoreductase encodes the protein MGINQSREGTAKVRTLINLHLMTAQIGKPGAGPFFTDGPAQCHGGREAGGLSHLLPGYRSVKDPQHRAEVEQFWGLPPGQISPYPGRTAWEMILGLETGAVGLLWIAATNPVVSLPDLARTKAALRQSAFTIYQEAYYPTETSAYAHVLLPATQWSEKTGTMTNSERRVTLCPAFQAPCGEDREDWASFCRRRTAARVWRAVPL